In one window of Fusobacteria bacterium ZRK30 DNA:
- the pyrE gene encoding orotate phosphoribosyltransferase: MNNAKRVARALLKVEAVRLNVAEPFTFVSGIKSPIYCDNRKVIGFPKERTDIVDAFIEALKDKEFDILAGTATAGIPWAAFIAEKMNKPMAYIRSKPKAHGAGKQIEGADVEGKKIIVIEDLISTGGSCISALEAARREGAKDVEVMAIFSYEFKKAYDRFEEADCKWETLSGFPDLIELAVEENYLSSQDAEEASQWNKSPNTWKK; this comes from the coding sequence ATGAATAACGCTAAAAGAGTAGCTAGAGCACTATTAAAAGTAGAAGCAGTAAGATTAAATGTGGCAGAGCCATTTACCTTTGTATCAGGGATAAAATCTCCTATATATTGTGATAATAGAAAAGTTATCGGTTTTCCAAAGGAAAGAACAGATATAGTAGATGCTTTTATAGAAGCTTTAAAAGATAAAGAGTTTGATATTTTAGCAGGTACTGCAACAGCAGGAATTCCATGGGCAGCATTTATCGCAGAAAAAATGAATAAACCTATGGCTTATATCAGATCTAAACCTAAAGCTCATGGAGCAGGAAAACAGATAGAGGGAGCAGATGTAGAAGGTAAAAAAATAATCGTAATAGAGGACCTTATATCTACAGGTGGAAGTTGCATCTCAGCACTTGAAGCAGCAAGAAGAGAAGGAGCTAAAGATGTAGAAGTTATGGCTATATTCTCATATGAATTTAAAAAGGCCTATGACAGATTTGAAGAAGCGGACTGTAAATGGGAAACACTTTCTGGATTTCCTGATTTAATAGAATTAGCAGTTGAAGAAAATTACCTATCTTCTCAAGATGCAGAGGAAGCCAGTCAGTGGAATAAATCTCCTAATACTTGGAAAAAATAA
- a CDS encoding amidohydrolase family protein: MLIKNARINTIDNEYEIKDLYIKDGKIAEIGSDIDSLNIIRETFLSSDENIKKLEIIDLKGKKYLIPGVIDPHVHMRDPGLTHKEDLYTGSRACAKGGITTFIDMPNTVPTTTNLSALQDKKDLASIKSLVNYGFHFGGTSTDNSDIIPSEGVASTKVFMNISTGKMLVEKDEVLKNIFLKSKMVSVHAEGEMVEKAITYNEKYGKKLYLCHISNEKELDIIRKNRKIATKKIYTEVTPHHLFLSENDIKGKNEMLFRMKPELKTNDDIEALWKAINDGTIDTIGTDHAPHLLSEKLKKVTFGIPGVENSLPLMLDAVSKEKITLSKLIELMSKNPSKIFGIKDRGEIKEGYYGDLVVVDLEKKFTLENKTTLSKCGWTPFDGYTGYGKIETTIVNGTIVYNKNEIIENTGSEIEYE, encoded by the coding sequence TTGTTAATAAAAAATGCCAGAATAAACACTATAGACAATGAATATGAGATAAAAGATCTCTATATAAAAGATGGTAAGATTGCTGAAATAGGGTCTGATATCGACAGTTTAAATATAATTAGAGAGACGTTTTTATCCTCAGATGAAAATATAAAAAAATTAGAAATTATAGATTTAAAGGGAAAGAAATATCTTATCCCGGGAGTTATAGATCCCCATGTACATATGAGAGATCCGGGGCTGACACATAAAGAAGATTTATATACAGGGTCAAGAGCCTGTGCCAAAGGTGGGATTACCACTTTTATAGATATGCCAAATACAGTACCTACAACTACAAATTTGAGTGCACTTCAAGATAAAAAAGATCTGGCTTCAATTAAATCACTTGTAAACTATGGATTTCATTTTGGAGGTACCAGTACAGACAACAGTGATATTATCCCTAGTGAGGGGGTAGCTTCTACCAAGGTCTTTATGAATATATCTACAGGAAAGATGTTGGTAGAAAAAGATGAGGTTTTAAAAAATATATTTTTAAAATCAAAAATGGTATCAGTTCATGCTGAAGGAGAGATGGTAGAAAAAGCCATCACCTATAATGAAAAATATGGAAAAAAATTATACCTTTGTCATATTTCAAATGAAAAAGAGTTAGATATTATCAGAAAAAACAGAAAAATAGCTACAAAAAAAATATATACGGAAGTAACTCCTCACCACCTTTTCCTCAGTGAAAACGATATAAAGGGAAAAAATGAAATGTTATTTAGGATGAAACCTGAATTAAAAACAAACGATGATATAGAAGCTTTATGGAAAGCTATAAATGATGGAACTATTGATACCATTGGTACTGACCATGCACCTCATCTTCTTTCAGAGAAGTTGAAAAAGGTAACATTTGGAATCCCGGGAGTGGAAAACTCATTACCGTTGATGTTAGATGCTGTATCTAAAGAAAAGATCACTTTATCTAAATTGATAGAACTTATGTCTAAAAACCCAAGTAAAATATTTGGTATAAAAGACAGGGGAGAGATCAAAGAGGGTTACTATGGAGATCTGGTAGTAGTAGACCTAGAAAAAAAGTTTACCTTAGAGAATAAAACTACACTGTCAAAATGCGGGTGGACTCCATTTGATGGATATACAGGGTATGGTAAAATTGAAACTACAATAGTTAATGGAACGATAGTATATAATAAAAATGAAATAATTGAAAATACAGGGAGTGAGATCGAATATGAATAA
- the pyrF gene encoding orotidine-5'-phosphate decarboxylase, with protein sequence MKLKAKDRLIVALDYKTLGEVKDIVNEIGDAVSTYKVGLELFLNTRGEAVEYLHSIDKKVFLDLKFHDIPNTTTMASMFANKQEVFMFNVHAGGGPTMMKSVADMLKENNSDSIAIAVTILTSFTEEEVASHFKSNLNISELANHWAVETKESGLHGVVCSPLEAKKIKELCGENFYTICPGVRPLWAASNDQKRIMTPKMAVENGADFLVVGRPITKSENPVHAAKLILEEIQEGLNN encoded by the coding sequence ATGAAATTAAAGGCTAAAGATAGATTAATAGTAGCATTAGATTATAAAACGTTGGGTGAGGTAAAGGATATAGTTAATGAAATTGGAGATGCCGTATCTACATATAAGGTAGGTTTAGAATTATTCTTAAATACTCGTGGAGAAGCGGTAGAGTACCTTCATAGTATAGATAAAAAAGTATTTTTAGACCTAAAATTCCATGATATCCCAAATACAACAACTATGGCATCGATGTTTGCAAATAAACAAGAAGTATTTATGTTTAATGTCCATGCAGGTGGAGGGCCTACTATGATGAAATCCGTTGCAGATATGCTGAAGGAAAATAATTCTGACTCCATAGCAATAGCAGTGACTATATTGACATCATTTACAGAGGAAGAGGTAGCTTCACATTTTAAAAGTAATTTAAATATCAGTGAATTAGCTAATCACTGGGCTGTAGAAACTAAGGAATCAGGATTACACGGAGTAGTATGTTCTCCCTTGGAAGCCAAGAAAATAAAGGAACTTTGTGGAGAAAACTTCTACACAATCTGTCCGGGAGTGAGACCACTATGGGCAGCTTCTAATGACCAAAAAAGAATTATGACTCCTAAGATGGCTGTTGAAAATGGTGCTGATTTCTTAGTAGTAGGAAGACCAATCACTAAATCAGAAAATCCAGTTCATGCAGCTAAATTAATATTAGAAGAAATCCAGGAAGGGTTAAATAATTAA
- a CDS encoding dihydroorotate dehydrogenase: MSNRLNISFLGKKLNNPIMTASGCFGYGLEYKNYFNPNELGAAVLKGITMEPRNGNPGTRIAETPSGMLNSVGLENPGIEEFKKLIPSIKKELNIPLVANINGKILEEYIEIAKEVEQIEEIEMVELNISCPNVKDGGMAFGANPEMARLVTREVRKVLSKPMIVKLSPNVTNIVEIAKIVEEEGANGVALINTLLGMAVDIRKRKPILGNIMGGLSGPAVKPVALRMIYQVSQAVSIPVLGMGGISSTEDAIEFIMVGASAISLGTGMFGNPTLPIEIKKGLEKYCIENNIENISEIVGAAHPDGGAAYRNRLGGNNEIKG, translated from the coding sequence ATGAGTAATAGATTAAATATAAGTTTTTTAGGGAAGAAATTAAATAATCCTATAATGACAGCATCTGGATGCTTTGGGTATGGATTGGAATACAAAAATTATTTTAATCCTAATGAATTAGGAGCTGCTGTATTAAAAGGAATTACTATGGAACCTAGAAATGGAAATCCAGGTACCAGAATTGCTGAAACACCATCTGGAATGTTAAATTCAGTTGGATTGGAAAACCCAGGGATTGAAGAATTTAAAAAATTAATACCATCTATAAAAAAAGAACTAAATATCCCTCTGGTAGCAAATATAAATGGGAAGATCTTGGAAGAATACATAGAAATCGCTAAAGAAGTTGAGCAAATAGAAGAGATAGAGATGGTAGAACTAAATATCTCTTGTCCCAATGTCAAGGATGGGGGGATGGCCTTTGGAGCTAATCCAGAGATGGCAAGATTAGTAACCCGTGAAGTAAGAAAAGTTTTAAGTAAACCTATGATTGTAAAATTATCCCCAAATGTAACTAATATCGTAGAGATTGCAAAAATAGTAGAGGAAGAGGGAGCAAATGGTGTAGCTCTTATCAATACTTTGTTAGGAATGGCAGTAGATATAAGAAAAAGAAAACCAATTTTAGGTAATATAATGGGAGGATTATCAGGACCAGCTGTAAAACCAGTTGCACTGAGAATGATATACCAGGTTTCCCAGGCAGTATCTATCCCAGTTCTTGGAATGGGAGGGATATCTTCTACAGAGGATGCAATAGAATTTATTATGGTAGGAGCCAGTGCTATATCATTGGGAACAGGAATGTTTGGTAACCCGACACTACCAATAGAGATAAAAAAAGGATTAGAAAAATACTGTATAGAAAACAACATAGAGAATATCAGTGAAATTGTAGGAGCAGCCCATCCTGATGGAGGAGCAGCTTATAGAAACAGACTAGGAGGGAATAATGAAATTAAAGGCTAA
- a CDS encoding dihydroorotate dehydrogenase electron transfer subunit: MFLEDVKVIENIQIADNYYLMRVEGKKIPQHSKPGQFFMLQCKDNSKVLRRPISLHNVDGNILEFYYEALGKGTKEFTQLSIGETINVQGPLGNGYDTDLKGKNIVVIGGGMGMAPIKYLIKDLKDNNDITFIGGGRNAGAVKIIEKFDFENIQLKVATDDGSVGIKGNTVDILKEVLKDQHIDIIYTCGPHPMMEAVAKVAQENNIRCQISLEERMACGIKACVGCSILTKKGMKKVCYDGPVFESTDIVDVDVVDPNGGCK; encoded by the coding sequence ATGTTTTTAGAAGATGTTAAGGTAATAGAGAATATACAAATAGCAGATAATTATTATTTAATGAGGGTAGAAGGCAAAAAAATACCTCAACATTCTAAACCAGGTCAGTTTTTTATGCTCCAATGCAAAGACAACTCAAAAGTTTTAAGAAGACCCATAAGTCTACACAATGTAGATGGGAATATTTTAGAATTTTACTATGAAGCTTTAGGAAAAGGAACTAAAGAATTTACTCAACTATCCATAGGTGAGACTATAAATGTCCAGGGACCTCTAGGAAATGGCTATGATACAGATCTTAAGGGGAAAAATATAGTAGTAATCGGTGGAGGAATGGGAATGGCTCCAATTAAATATCTCATTAAAGATTTAAAAGATAACAATGATATCACCTTTATAGGTGGAGGAAGAAATGCAGGAGCTGTAAAAATAATAGAAAAATTCGATTTTGAAAATATTCAGCTAAAGGTAGCTACCGATGACGGTAGTGTAGGAATAAAAGGAAATACTGTAGATATACTAAAAGAGGTACTGAAAGATCAACATATAGATATAATTTATACATGCGGACCCCATCCTATGATGGAGGCAGTAGCTAAGGTAGCACAGGAAAATAATATAAGATGTCAAATATCTTTAGAAGAAAGGATGGCATGTGGAATAAAAGCCTGTGTAGGATGCTCGATATTGACTAAAAAAGGGATGAAAAAAGTTTGTTACGATGGACCGGTATTTGAAAGTACAGATATAGTAGACGTAGATGTGGTAGATCCAAATGGAGGATGTAAATAA
- a CDS encoding desulfoferrodoxin, protein MTKKLEVFKCEICGNIVEIMHTGAGVLSCCGKEMVLQVENTRDAAIEKHIPKVIKLSDGYEVQVGSTLHPMDKDHYIEWIELIVDGCVSTQFLKPGDLPKVTFKACYGEKAEARAYCNLHGHWKK, encoded by the coding sequence ATGACTAAGAAATTAGAGGTTTTTAAATGTGAGATATGTGGTAATATTGTAGAGATAATGCATACAGGGGCTGGAGTATTAAGCTGTTGTGGAAAAGAGATGGTTTTACAGGTAGAAAATACAAGAGATGCTGCTATAGAAAAGCATATACCAAAAGTTATTAAATTAAGTGATGGTTATGAGGTTCAAGTGGGGTCGACTCTTCATCCTATGGACAAGGATCATTATATTGAATGGATAGAATTAATAGTGGACGGATGTGTATCTACTCAATTTTTAAAACCAGGAGATCTACCAAAAGTTACTTTTAAAGCGTGTTATGGAGAAAAAGCAGAGGCTAGAGCTTATTGCAATCTTCATGGGCACTGGAAAAAATAA
- a CDS encoding YchJ family protein: MKNCPCGRELSYEECCKPYILGEKTPITAEDTMRSRYTAYVVGEVDYVYNTHNPKTRGTLSKEEIKHWSESTEWNKLEIIETVDGGAENSEGIVEFKGYYLEDGKTLFHHERSVFKKIDGAWMYDSALSTQKTIKKDVKIGRNDPCPCGSGKKYKKCCGKN, from the coding sequence ATGAAAAATTGCCCTTGTGGAAGAGAATTAAGTTATGAAGAATGTTGTAAGCCATATATATTAGGTGAAAAAACACCAATTACCGCAGAAGATACAATGAGATCTAGATATACAGCCTATGTTGTAGGAGAGGTAGATTATGTCTATAATACACATAATCCTAAAACACGTGGAACCCTTAGTAAGGAAGAGATCAAACACTGGTCTGAATCTACAGAGTGGAATAAATTGGAGATCATTGAAACTGTAGATGGAGGAGCTGAAAATTCAGAAGGAATAGTTGAATTTAAAGGTTACTATTTAGAAGATGGGAAAACTTTATTTCACCATGAAAGATCTGTATTTAAAAAGATAGATGGAGCATGGATGTATGATTCAGCACTATCTACACAAAAGACAATAAAAAAAGATGTTAAAATTGGTAGAAATGACCCATGTCCATGTGGATCAGGTAAAAAATATAAAAAATGCTGCGGGAAAAACTAG
- a CDS encoding GAF domain-containing protein — MNSNPVKSYTYLLNLAKNLTENEDDFIANCANISSLIFNNIEDLNWAGFYLWKNEKLILGPFQGLTATTKIELGKGVCGSSAKDKVTYVVPDVHKFPGHIACDLASNSEIVIPLIKGDRLIGVLDIDSPKLNRFSEEDKVNLEQLVMILIANSNI, encoded by the coding sequence ATGAATAGTAACCCCGTTAAAAGTTACACCTATCTTTTAAACTTAGCTAAAAATTTAACTGAAAATGAAGATGACTTTATTGCCAACTGTGCCAATATTTCTTCCCTGATCTTTAATAACATCGAGGATCTGAACTGGGCAGGGTTTTATTTGTGGAAAAATGAAAAATTAATTTTAGGACCTTTTCAAGGTCTTACAGCTACTACTAAAATTGAATTGGGAAAGGGAGTCTGCGGAAGTTCTGCCAAAGACAAAGTTACATATGTAGTCCCTGATGTACATAAATTTCCGGGTCATATAGCCTGTGACTTAGCATCTAATTCAGAGATTGTCATTCCACTGATAAAAGGTGATAGATTAATTGGGGTGTTGGATATAGACAGTCCAAAATTGAATAGATTTTCTGAGGAAGACAAAGTTAATTTGGAACAATTAGTTATGATCTTAATAGCTAACAGCAATATATAA
- a CDS encoding transporter substrate-binding domain-containing protein produces MNKYIIFLIIFFLGTNLYSKSEIDLSKISLSEKEMTFLKKIEDKKIDVFVENSDNFLFFYDLEKNQRGLYPKIIQEMNNIFNLNLNIIPKEIFELSKLKERGDGAIIFDMLEKKDLHNYYVFSKSIYNFNTAVIGQQEIKKILDLKDKKIIFLKGDKLYDDFIEKYGYLNITPIFVKDRKQAFKKLNQNESLLYIGEIEKNSNFIGLNNTVKLSILLTDINSDLKFAIKKEYSPLKDIFNKLIDLYSDEDRSQLIGKYLLQYKKNSIYFDSEEKEFLSRLSKLQLVLLKDDNYYPYYSRDSKGNLKGLSIDYISSIKNILNENIDIEYIVKEDKIYEDSHTDKDFILPLLIRTPEREKKFLFPEPYYSFNLSVYNRQSGGFIDDISDLENSTIAVIKGAYYISYLKGHLNNATYIDTPSLTQSLKLLREGKVDFLVGDMKTIENHLAGIKINDIKIAGVTDKVYDVSFAVSKDNPQLYNVLNKVFSKLHIENKFLMRKWNANYSSFTSDYKVSIFILVISLGILSITLVSYRNVKNRKIALQKITLSLVTTLENANYYNDEDTGNHIRRVNEYSRLIAEKLRCHKNFIKDIGFYASLHDIGKIGVHDGILKKKDKLSEEEFKSMKEHVKIGYNLIKDANLPSMVENIALYHHEKWNGMGYLEGLKGKEIPLEARIVALSDVYDALRQKRSYKDGFTHEKSMKIISKESGKHFDPEIVNIFIKHNDKFNLIFESNREQIK; encoded by the coding sequence ATGAATAAATATATAATTTTTTTGATTATATTTTTTTTAGGAACTAATCTTTATTCAAAATCTGAAATTGATCTATCTAAAATCTCTCTTTCAGAAAAGGAGATGACTTTTTTAAAGAAAATAGAAGATAAAAAAATAGACGTATTTGTAGAAAATTCTGATAATTTTTTATTTTTTTACGACCTTGAAAAAAATCAAAGGGGACTCTACCCTAAAATCATCCAAGAGATGAATAATATTTTTAATCTTAACTTAAATATAATTCCAAAAGAGATCTTTGAGTTGTCTAAACTCAAAGAAAGAGGAGATGGAGCAATAATTTTTGATATGCTTGAAAAAAAAGATCTCCACAATTATTATGTTTTTTCTAAATCTATCTATAATTTTAATACAGCAGTTATAGGACAGCAGGAGATAAAAAAAATCTTGGATTTAAAAGATAAAAAAATTATTTTTTTAAAAGGGGATAAATTATATGATGATTTTATAGAAAAATACGGTTATTTAAATATAACTCCTATTTTTGTAAAAGACAGAAAACAAGCGTTTAAAAAATTAAATCAGAATGAGTCATTGTTATATATAGGTGAAATAGAAAAAAACAGTAATTTTATCGGCTTAAACAATACTGTTAAACTGAGTATCTTATTGACTGATATTAATTCTGATCTCAAATTTGCCATAAAAAAAGAATACAGCCCCTTGAAAGATATTTTTAATAAACTTATTGATCTTTATAGTGATGAGGATAGATCACAACTTATAGGGAAGTACCTCCTACAGTATAAAAAAAATAGTATCTATTTTGATTCTGAGGAGAAGGAATTTTTAAGCCGTCTTTCAAAATTACAGTTAGTTCTTTTAAAAGATGATAATTATTACCCTTACTATTCCAGAGATTCCAAAGGGAATTTAAAGGGGCTTTCAATTGACTATATAAGTTCTATAAAGAACATACTAAATGAAAATATAGATATAGAATACATAGTTAAGGAAGATAAGATTTATGAAGACTCCCATACTGACAAAGATTTTATTCTCCCCCTTTTAATTAGAACTCCTGAACGGGAAAAAAAATTTTTATTTCCGGAACCATATTACTCCTTTAACTTAAGCGTTTATAACCGGCAATCAGGTGGATTTATAGATGATATTTCAGACTTAGAAAACAGCACTATAGCAGTAATCAAGGGAGCATACTATATCAGTTACTTAAAAGGTCATCTAAATAATGCCACCTATATAGACACTCCTTCCCTGACCCAATCCCTCAAGCTCTTGAGGGAAGGTAAAGTTGACTTCTTGGTAGGAGATATGAAAACTATTGAAAATCACCTTGCAGGTATCAAAATAAACGATATAAAAATTGCTGGAGTTACCGATAAAGTATACGATGTTTCTTTTGCTGTAAGCAAAGACAATCCCCAGCTTTATAATGTTTTAAATAAGGTATTCTCTAAGCTTCATATAGAAAATAAATTTTTGATGAGAAAATGGAATGCTAACTATAGTAGTTTTACCAGTGATTATAAGGTTTCTATATTTATATTAGTTATTTCCCTAGGGATATTGAGTATTACCCTTGTTTCCTATAGGAATGTTAAAAATAGAAAGATAGCTCTGCAAAAAATCACCCTATCCCTTGTTACTACTCTTGAAAATGCTAATTACTATAATGATGAAGATACTGGCAACCATATAAGAAGGGTCAATGAATATTCAAGATTAATTGCAGAAAAACTCCGGTGTCACAAAAACTTTATTAAAGATATTGGTTTCTATGCCTCCCTCCATGATATAGGGAAAATAGGAGTTCATGATGGTATTTTAAAGAAAAAAGATAAATTATCTGAAGAAGAATTTAAATCTATGAAGGAACATGTAAAAATAGGATACAACCTTATAAAAGATGCTAACCTCCCATCTATGGTAGAGAATATAGCACTTTATCACCATGAAAAATGGAATGGTATGGGTTATTTAGAGGGGTTAAAGGGTAAAGAAATTCCTTTAGAGGCAAGAATCGTTGCTCTTTCTGATGTCTATGATGCACTACGACAAAAAAGATCCTATAAAGACGGGTTTACCCACGAAAAATCTATGAAAATCATTTCAAAGGAAAGCGGAAAACATTTTGATCCTGAAATTGTAAACATATTTATAAAACATAATGATAAATTTAATTTGATTTTTGAATCCAACAGGGAACAAATAAAATAA
- a CDS encoding polymer-forming cytoskeletal protein: MKKICILLFITLISVFSFSESENIFGKFAIGENVVVDDVDEGDLVVAGREVVIDRNFSKRVIIAGERITINSRSKEVYLAGKDIKINGLIEDDLNIMAKNLYINAPVGGDVRMVVENAVVSDGAVINGDIEIDGRLLISKGAVVKGNIYYKDQLPVVEGRVMGELVKKTDKSYSYERHFTFLPFKLFSVFYLFILTYIIFKLKKELGRERLERYLNNKSLILFNGFAALVLIPAAVLLLFITILGFPVGVLLILFYFILMFLAVPIANLIIAAKYFDEINFFKLLLSSFVITILINLPFVGWLIKLFLILLGLGSIIDSFKNKMRL, translated from the coding sequence ATGAAGAAAATATGTATTTTATTGTTCATAACCTTAATTTCAGTTTTCAGTTTTTCAGAGTCAGAAAATATTTTTGGAAAGTTTGCAATTGGAGAAAATGTAGTTGTAGATGATGTAGATGAAGGTGATTTAGTTGTCGCAGGCAGAGAAGTAGTTATAGACAGAAATTTCTCTAAACGTGTAATTATTGCCGGGGAAAGAATTACAATAAACAGCAGATCGAAAGAGGTTTATTTAGCGGGAAAAGATATTAAAATAAATGGGTTAATAGAAGACGATTTAAATATAATGGCTAAAAATTTATATATAAATGCCCCTGTAGGTGGAGATGTCAGGATGGTTGTTGAAAACGCTGTTGTCTCAGATGGGGCAGTTATAAATGGTGATATTGAGATAGATGGAAGGCTTTTGATATCTAAGGGGGCAGTCGTTAAAGGAAATATCTACTATAAGGATCAACTGCCAGTAGTAGAAGGACGAGTCATGGGAGAACTTGTAAAAAAAACAGATAAAAGTTACTCCTATGAAAGACACTTTACTTTTCTACCATTTAAATTGTTTTCAGTATTTTATTTATTTATACTCACCTATATAATTTTTAAACTAAAAAAAGAGTTAGGAAGAGAAAGACTGGAGAGATATTTAAATAATAAAAGTTTAATTTTATTCAATGGGTTTGCAGCTTTGGTACTTATTCCTGCAGCTGTACTATTGCTCTTTATCACAATTTTAGGATTTCCTGTAGGAGTCTTATTGATATTATTCTATTTTATCTTGATGTTCTTGGCTGTTCCTATAGCCAATCTAATAATAGCTGCTAAATATTTTGACGAGATAAATTTTTTCAAACTTCTACTATCTAGTTTTGTCATAACAATTTTAATAAATTTACCATTTGTAGGATGGCTGATAAAATTATTCTTAATCTTACTTGGGTTAGGAAGCATAATAGATAGTTTTAAAAATAAAATGAGATTATAG